In a genomic window of Anomalospiza imberbis isolate Cuckoo-Finch-1a 21T00152 chromosome 5, ASM3175350v1, whole genome shotgun sequence:
- the NET1 gene encoding neuroepithelial cell-transforming gene 1 protein isoform X2: protein MVAHDELGGLLPIKRTIRVIDAQNQHFREQEEPSTKRVRPLARVTSLANLISPVRNGAVRRFGQTIQSFTLRSDSKSPGCAQKPCSRSAAPTPPKRRNSVLWSEMLDVNTKESLSTKEIKRQEAIYEMSRGEQDLIEDLKLARKAYHDPMLKLSIMSEEELTHIFGDLDSYIPLHEDLLASLGEATKPDGTVEQIGPILVKWLPRLHAYKGYCSNQLAAKALLDQKKQDRRVQDFLQRCLESPFSRKLDLWSFLDIPRSRLVKYPLLLKEILRHTPKDHPDIHILEEAISIIQGVLSDINLKKGESECQYYIDKLEYLDEKQKDPRIEGSKALLCHGELKNKNGHKLYVFLFQEILVLTRPVTRNERQAFQVYRQPIPVQELLLEDLQDGDVKMGGSFRGAFGNSDKAKNIFRVRFQDPSLGQSHTLQANDVFHKQQWVNCIRTAVAPFQRNIPAPELKELPELSEESEENNPSVPNIPAQKRQSGISQMELDESAAECASILDSEEAKGVKSHRTSSGHRKSREKQLSGKRKETLV, encoded by the exons GAGCCAAGCACTAAACGGGTCCGGCCTTTAGCACGAGTCACCTCCCTGGCAAACCTGATCTCTCCTGTCAGAAATGGGGCGGTTCGACGCTTTGGGCAGACAATCCAG TCGTTCACCCTTCGCAGCGACAGCAAatcccctggctgtgcccagaaGCCATGCAGCAGGTCTGCTGCTCCTACTCCCCCTAAGAGAAGGAACAGCGTCCTTTGGTCTGAAATGTTGGATGTCAACACGAAAGAATCCCTGAGCACCAAAGAAATCAAGCGCCAGGAG GCCATCTATGAAATGTCCAGGGGAGAGCAGGACCTGATTGAAGACCTGAAGCTGGCCAGAAAG GCCTACCATGACCCCATGCTGAAACTCTCCATCATGTCTGAGGAGGAACTCACCCACATTTTTGGGGACTTGGATTCCTACATTCCTCTGCACGAAG ACTTACTGGCAAGTTTGGGAGAAGCAACAAAACCAGATGGAACAGTGGAGCAGATTGGGCCCATCCTTGTGAAGTGG TTACCCCGACTCCACGCCTACAAAGGCTACTGCAGCAATCAGCTGGCAGCCAAAGCACTCCTGGATCAGAAGAAGCAGGACAGGAGAGTGCAGGATTTCCTGCAGCGCTGCCTGGAGTCTCCCTTCAGCCGCAAGCTGGACCTTTGGAGCTTCCTGGACATCCCTCGGAGCCGCCTGGTCAAATACCCCCTGCTCCTCAAGGAGATCCTGAGGCACACTCCCAAAGACCATCCCGATATCCACATCCTGGAAGAAGCT aTATCCATAATCCAAGGAGTCCTCTCTGACATCAACCTGAAGAAGGGCGAGTCTGAGTGCCAGTACTACATTGACAAGCTGGAATACCTGGATGAGAAGCAGAAGGATCCAAGGATTGAAGGCAGCAAAGCTTTACTGTGCCACGGGGAGCTGAAGAATAAAAATGGTCAC AAGCTCTACGTCTTCCTCTTCCAAGAAATCCTGGTGCTGACACGGCCAGTGACCCGCAACGAGCGCCAGGCGTTCCAGGTGTACCgccagcccatccctgtccaggagctgctccttgAAGACCTCCAGGATGGAGATGTCAAAATGGGAGGCTCCTTCCGAGGAGCTTTTGGAAATTCTGATAAAG CCAAAAACATCTTCCGTGTCCGTTTCCAAGatcccagcctgggccagtcCCACACGCTGCAGGCCAACGACGTCTTCCACAAGCAGCAGTGGGTGAACTGCATCCGCACAGCCGTCGCCCCATTCCAGAGGAACATTCCCGCCCCCGAGCTCAAGGAGCTGCCAGAGCTGAGCGAGGAGTCCGAGGAGAACAACCCCTCTGTGCCCAACATCCCAGCCCAGAAGCGCCAGTCGGGAATATCCCAGATGGAGCTGGATGAGAGCGCGGCCGAGTGCGCTTCCATCCTGGACTCGGAGGAAGCCAAAGGGGTGAAGTCCCACAGAACCTCATCCGGGCACAGAAAATCCAGGGAGAAGCAGCTCAGCGGGAAGCGGAAAGAAACGCTGGTGTAA